A window of Pyrus communis chromosome 3, drPyrComm1.1, whole genome shotgun sequence genomic DNA:
TGGAAGAAAAAATGGCAGCaactatttgaaataaaatagccGTTAGGCAAGCATTTTATTGTATACTATTGAATGATGGCAGCAAAAACATGAAGTTGTTCGTTAATttgtaaaattattattattattatttgtgtaATTCAATAAGGATATTATTTTTAACTCTAAATAAGTTATATATGACACTTCAAAGTCATATATAATCTCAATTTTTTCGGTATAAAAGAGCGATTGTGTCGCATTTGGAGTCAAATATGACTTTTGACTCTAAATTAAGTTTATATGTTAATTATAGAATCTGACATGAAATTATTGTTATgctattttaaatttgaaaaagagagagaaaaaagggaGATAATTCTCTGATGTAATTTGCATCACCCATTTTTCAATTTACGTAATATTATTAGAAACATAATGGACTTGGGCTTTTATTCAATTTATTAGAAACATAAGGAACTTGGGCTTTTATTCAATCCGGGCCTATAATACAGCCCAACAACGCAAGCCCActctaaaactaaaatatttgatAACAGCAGCTGTGAAGGGTGAGTGGTGGTGAATGAAGTGGAAGAAACGGCGATGATGATGCAGTGGTGCGGTGCAGCGGCGAGGCGGGTTCTGATGGCGGAGCAGCGCGCCCGCTTCacaacctcctcctcctccgtgGAGGCGTCAGCAGCAATTGCAAAAGCGAATGTGCTCGGGGAGCCGATGCTGTGCGGGCGAGGAGacaagaagacgaagaaagggAAGCGATTCAAAGGGTCGTTCGGAAACGCTCGGCCGAAGAAGGAGAAGATGATCGAGCGCATCAAGGACAAGGTTGAGGTGCCCAGGTCCACCCCTTGGCCTCTCCCTTTCAAGCTCATctgaatttttcaaattttcactctCTTTTTTCGTAGGATTTTAGCTCCATATATTTAATGTCGAACTCCCtaattttttaggttttaagtgtagtgtacaatttttttttaatgtcaaTTCATATTTCGGATATATATGTTTCAATTGTTAATTGTTTGTTTGATGGGTCTCTTGGTGTTGTAATTTTGTCGTCTAAAACCACAAAATGCATGATAAGATTTGAAACTTTGATTGAGAGCTACTTACAATGGGcagatttgaaattttgattggATTAGGATGCCGCTCGAGCTACTGAGAATGGAAATGTCGGGACTTTTGGTGTTTAACTGTGCTATTCATTCTTATTGGGGTTAAGGATGAAAATAGTGATTGCTGGTGTAGTAGGGATTTGATCTGCATACAGTGAAGTACTTCCATTTCTCAGGAGCATTTAGCATCGGATTCGGGTTTAGGGGTTCTAGCTTCGGTTTCTGTTTGCATGTATTTTCAGTATATCATCTTCTAAGTCCATGTTTCACTTAATTGCTTGAGTAACTTAGAAGATTTTCAGAAATATATTGAAGCAATTTTGTTGGAGCGGAACTGACAAAAAGAGATGACGGCAATACTAGGCGGCAATTGTGAACTAGGTACGTAAATTAGAGTTTGGACTGGTTGGTGAAATGTGAGTGTAGCATATAAGGATGGTTTGTGCTTTGATAAGATGGACACCAACTATTTTGAAAATGCTTTATGCATAGGAATAGGCGTCATGAGTTATGACATTCAGTTTGTGAGTGGGTTGAAAACGAATTGCTGTTCAATTTGTGACACTAGATGCTTTCCTGTGGTATTATTTCAAACATCGGTATGATTCTACATGGATAATAATGGTTTTGGTAGAACTTAGTTGCCTCAGTATTGTTCCTGATCGTCGAGTCAATTAGCTAGATAAATGTTGTTAATTGATGTATAATGCTAATTTTGATTGAAAGCTAGTGAATTCTTGCTTATCTGCCAAATCATTTTGACTCTTGCTAGGCATGGAGGGCAAACCTTATAGGCAGCTTAGATTTTCCTATTATCGATTGCAGATTGTCGGATGGTTCATAAGTTGGTAGGGAATTAAATGATAGGACATGATTGATAGAGCATCTGATACCAAAAACCATTCCatttttgtggctgatttcCTGGAGCTATACTCGCAGCCTAAATCAGAAAATATAATTAGTGCAAAATAAGCTTAATCCACTTTCTAATCGAAAAGAGCATTGTCTTTAGTATTTACACATTGTATGGTGTATTATAGCAGTGTCAAACTAAACATTTGACCTTTATTATGCGTACTTGATGATTAACAATTTCATTTTCCTCTGTCGTTTGGAACTGATTTGTCAACTCGAGCGCTAGTTCTGCAATTACGCAGAGTCCGATGATAGAGTAAG
This region includes:
- the LOC137730068 gene encoding small ribosomal subunit protein bTHXm, with amino-acid sequence MMMQWCGAAARRVLMAEQRARFTTSSSSVEASAAIAKANVLGEPMLCGRGDKKTKKGKRFKGSFGNARPKKEKMIERIKDKVEVPRSTPWPLPFKLI